Proteins from a genomic interval of Pseudodesulfovibrio nedwellii:
- a CDS encoding BrnA antitoxin family protein, which yields MKSQKLIIQDDDPDVQAAMFVKHARKALERQKPNKTSISIRLHTDVIEFLESISDGKYQPAINTILRAFVEYPVDKLPEALADDDSLPDLPKKPVSIRLDKDLFATFKEQGKGYQTRINQALRVFLLYSKASSGGYY from the coding sequence ATGAAATCCCAAAAACTCATCATTCAAGACGATGATCCCGATGTGCAGGCAGCCATGTTCGTTAAGCACGCACGGAAAGCTTTAGAGCGTCAGAAGCCTAACAAGACCTCCATATCCATCCGCCTGCATACCGACGTAATTGAGTTCTTGGAGTCTATTTCAGACGGGAAGTATCAGCCCGCTATCAACACGATATTGCGTGCATTTGTCGAATATCCAGTAGATAAACTGCCGGAAGCTTTGGCAGATGATGATTCGCTTCCAGATCTGCCCAAGAAGCCTGTTAGCATCCGTTTAGACAAAGATTTGTTCGCTACGTTTAAGGAACAGGGGAAGGGCTATCAAACTCGTATTAATCAGGCTTTGCGTGTGTTCTTGTTGTACTCAAAGGCTAGCTCTGGTGGGTACTATTGA
- a CDS encoding YagK/YfjJ domain-containing protein, which yields MHHKSTTNKGCFNGLPINTGNGRFFCFHIILQRLYDSMWWMTGKHCRVLAIRFDLHFPVDYKSKGENVEIQHFFKIMRDNARNLSKRKGAKIDLHYVWVKEQKSSKHPHYHCIVFVNGSVVRDYRRFLGKVIKVWGRVLDRDAKNYVWPCDRNQKGMAVENGVILERPPRKASVCTLIDSTISFNSAIDHLFYRASYLAKTNQKQDASPDSHRFGASQLR from the coding sequence ATGCATCATAAATCCACTACCAACAAAGGATGTTTCAATGGTTTGCCTATCAACACAGGGAACGGCAGGTTCTTTTGTTTTCACATCATCCTGCAACGACTGTATGACAGCATGTGGTGGATGACAGGTAAGCACTGTCGAGTGTTAGCAATAAGGTTCGATTTACATTTTCCGGTTGATTACAAGTCAAAGGGCGAAAATGTAGAGATTCAACATTTTTTTAAAATAATGAGAGATAACGCCCGCAATCTCAGCAAAAGGAAGGGGGCGAAAATTGATCTGCACTATGTTTGGGTTAAAGAACAAAAAAGCTCAAAACATCCTCACTACCATTGCATTGTTTTTGTGAATGGCAGTGTTGTCCGGGACTACCGGAGATTTCTCGGTAAAGTAATAAAAGTTTGGGGACGGGTACTGGACCGTGACGCTAAAAATTATGTTTGGCCCTGTGATCGAAATCAAAAAGGTATGGCTGTTGAAAATGGTGTTATACTTGAACGCCCTCCCCGAAAAGCATCTGTTTGCACCTTGATCGATTCGACCATCTCTTTTAATAGCGCCATTGATCACCTCTTTTATCGGGCAAGCTATCTCGCAAAAACTAATCAAAAACAGGATGCTTCGCCAGACAGCCATCGTTTTGGAGCATCTCAATTGCGCTAG
- a CDS encoding Fic family protein codes for MVSGRSGKVKLHYEAPPADLFPKEMEVFLDWFNSPVDGDGIVRAGIAHFWFVTLHPFDDGNGRLARAITDMAIAQDEQTSQKSYSLSSQVSASQKAY; via the coding sequence ATGGTTTCTGGCAGATCGGGGAAGGTGAAACTGCACTATGAAGCCCCTCCTGCTGATTTATTCCCCAAAGAGATGGAAGTCTTCTTGGATTGGTTCAACTCTCCGGTAGATGGAGACGGCATCGTTCGGGCTGGGATCGCTCATTTCTGGTTTGTTACGCTTCATCCGTTTGATGACGGTAACGGGAGACTCGCACGGGCGATAACCGATATGGCCATAGCGCAAGACGAGCAAACCTCTCAGAAATCCTACAGCTTGTCTTCACAGGTTTCGGCGTCCCAAAAGGCCTATTAA